The DNA segment TCTCCCTGCCTGTCCTTGCCGAGGCCTTGACCAATCCGGATGGACCGGAAGCGGTGCAAATCGCCATCAGCCTGGAAGCGGCGCTGACACAGGAGCCCGACGCGGTCCTCAAGGCCGTCGTCAATTCCTATGGTCAGAACGCGGGTGAAACGGAGACCGCCAAGCCGCAGACCCCGGTCCCGGCACAGACGGTGCTGAAGACTACAGACGCCGCTCCTATGGCGACATCGGCAGCCTCGCCGGCTTCGTCGGACAAGGCCGCAGCGCCTGCATCCGCGGCCGCGACGGCTGCAACTGCCGCGCAGGTTCCGGAGGAAACGCCGGCTGCGGCTGTGCGGAACCAGGCAGTTCTCTTTGCTGCGGCGATTTTGGGCCCGGAAATATCGCCTGACCTCGAAACTGTCTCGTCTCAGCAGGCCGTTCCGAACCAGCAATCCGCCCCGATTCCGCCAGCCGCAAGTGCGCTCGTCGTTGATACTGGCCTCGGCGAGATCGTTCATCCGCAAAATGCCATCCCCACCGAGGCCAACTTATCGTCCGCCGCAGTGGCATTGCTGGCCGCATCGGCCGAGGAACATCTCCCAACGGAAATCGCCCTGATCAGATCGCCGATCACGCCGCCGCCTGTGCCGCGGGATATCCAGCAGATCAGGGCCGACATCAAGGAAGGGCTGCAGGTGGTCATAGGCCGCGCCATCGACGTCGCTGGCCCGGAACTGCTGCAGATCATCCAGGATGATTCGACCTCGGCAGAAAGTGTCATCGCCCAAGCGCTTGCCGCCAATGCCGACGATCAGAAGGACGTGCCGTCGCTGCCGCAGACGGCCGGCAATGAGGGCACCCGGAATCTTGCCGCCGCCATGGCAAGCCAGAACGCGACCTCTCTCGATGAGATGCCGAATGCGCCAGCCGCACTTCTCGGTAAATCCTTGAGCGGCCCGCTGGTGGCGCCCGCCCCGGTCATGTCCGATGCTGCGGCGCAGATGGGAACACCGGCCCCGCTGCCGCAAGGCATTCCCTTTGCCATCGCACAATATTTGCCGGTGGATCTCCCCATTGACGACGAGGATCTGGAGAAGGTCAATCGTGTCGATCCCGCCGATGACGAGGAGGCCGAACAGGGGCAGGGCGGAGAAGCGCCACAGGACGAAGGTGAAGACGAATCCCAGCCCGAGGAAATGCATCATGCGCCTGCGGAAGCATCCGACGATGCCGAAGCAGCGTCCTCACAAGATAGCGTCGTTGCGCCCAAACCGCTCGCACTGCCCGCACCCGGGCTGAGGGATTCCCTGCATGATCATGCCTTCGATTTCTATCAACGCATGGTGGAATGGGAATAAGCGGACGGCATCAGAGCGCCGCTCCAATTCTTGAATCGTGAGCAAATAAAAAACCCGCCGGATCGCTCCGGCGGGTTTCTATCTCTGAGGCTTCGACCGAAGATTATTCGGCGTTGCGGTTCTTCAGAGCCGCACCCAGGATGTCACCGAGCGAAGCACCCGAGTCGGACGAACCGAACTGAGCGACTGCTTCCTTCTCTTCTGCGATTTCCAGAGCCTTGATGGACAGCATGATCTTGCGGTCCTTCTTGGAGAAGTTGGTGACGCGGGCGTCGACGGTCTGACCGACCGAGAAACGCTCCGGACGCTGCTCGTCGCGGTCACGCGACAGGTCGGCGCGGCGGATGAACGAGGTGATGTCGTCGTGGTTGACGAGCTTCACTTCGATGCCGCCATCGTTGATCGCGATGACTTCAGCCGAAACGACTGCATTCTTGCGCAGTTCGCCGGAAGCGGCGGCTTCGCCAACGCTGTCCTTGCCGAGCTGCTTGATGCCGAGCGAGATGCGTTCCTTGTCGACATCGACGTCGAGAACGACGGCCTTGACGACATCACCCTTGTTGTACTCCTCGATGACCTGCTCGCCCGGACGGTTCCAGTCGAGGTCGGAGAGGTGCACCATGCCGTCCACATCGCCGTCGAGGCCGATGAACAGGCCGAATTCGGTCTTGTTCTTGACTTCGCCTTCGACTTCGGTGCCAGCCGGATGGTTGCGGGCGAATGCTGCCCACGGATTTTCCAGCGTCTGCTTCAGGCCGAGCGAGATACGACGCTTGGTCGGATCGACTTCGAGAACGACGACTTCGACTTCCTGGCTCGTGGACAGGATCTTGCCGGGGTGAACGTTCTTCTTGGTCCAGGACATTTCCGAGATGTGGATCAGGCCTTCGATGCCCGGCTCCAGCTCGACGAACGCACCGTAGTCGGTGATGTTCGTAACGGTACCGGAGATCTTCTTGCCTTCCGGATACTTGGCCTGGATGCCATCCCACGGATCGCTCTCGAGCTGCTTCATGCCGAGCGAGATGCGGTGGGTTTCCTGGTTGATGCGGATGATCTGTACCTTGACCTGCTGGCCGATGGACAGGATTTCCGACGGATGGTTCACACGGCGCCATGCCATGTCGGTGACGTGCAGCAGGCCGTCGATGCCGCCGAGGTCAACGAACGCACCGTAATCGGTGATGTTCTTGACGACGCCGTCAACAACCTGGCCTTCTTCGAGGTTCTGAACGATTTCAGAACGCTGCTCGGCACGGGACTCTTCCAGAACCGTACGACGCGAAACGACGATGTTGCCGCGGCGCTTGTCCATCTTGAGGATTTCGAAGGGCTGCGGGTTGTGCATCAGGGGCGTAACGTCGCGGATCGGACGGATGTCGACCTGCGAACGCGGCAGGAAGGCGATAGCGCCGTCGAGGTCGACGGTGAAGCCGCCCTTGACCTGGTTGAAGATGACGCCTTCGACGCGCTCGCCAGCTTCGAACTTGGCTTCGAGCTTGATCCAGCTTTCTTCGCGGCGAGCCTTTTCGCGCGACAGAACAGCTTCGCCAAGCGCGTTTTCGATGCGCTCGACATAGACTTCGACTTCATCGCCAACCTTGAGCGTGCCGTCCTTGGCGCGTGCACCGAATTCCTTCAGCGCGATGCGGCCTTCGACCTTGAGGCCGACGTCGACAACGGCGACATCCTTTTCGATGCCGGTGATGATACCCTTGGTGACATAGCCTTCAGCCAGATCGTTCTTGGCAAAGGACTCTTCGAGAAGGGCTGCGAAATCTTCGCGAGAGGGGGAAGTTACAGACATAAAATCTCCTGGCGTGTCCTTATTGTGCATTCGGGACACTGATGCGCCGGTGGTTCGTGTTGAACA comes from the Rhizobium sp. NXC24 genome and includes:
- the rpsA gene encoding 30S ribosomal protein S1; the encoded protein is MSVTSPSREDFAALLEESFAKNDLAEGYVTKGIITGIEKDVAVVDVGLKVEGRIALKEFGARAKDGTLKVGDEVEVYVERIENALGEAVLSREKARREESWIKLEAKFEAGERVEGVIFNQVKGGFTVDLDGAIAFLPRSQVDIRPIRDVTPLMHNPQPFEILKMDKRRGNIVVSRRTVLEESRAEQRSEIVQNLEEGQVVDGVVKNITDYGAFVDLGGIDGLLHVTDMAWRRVNHPSEILSIGQQVKVQIIRINQETHRISLGMKQLESDPWDGIQAKYPEGKKISGTVTNITDYGAFVELEPGIEGLIHISEMSWTKKNVHPGKILSTSQEVEVVVLEVDPTKRRISLGLKQTLENPWAAFARNHPAGTEVEGEVKNKTEFGLFIGLDGDVDGMVHLSDLDWNRPGEQVIEEYNKGDVVKAVVLDVDVDKERISLGIKQLGKDSVGEAAASGELRKNAVVSAEVIAINDGGIEVKLVNHDDITSFIRRADLSRDRDEQRPERFSVGQTVDARVTNFSKKDRKIMLSIKALEIAEEKEAVAQFGSSDSGASLGDILGAALKNRNAE